Within the Pseudomonas orientalis genome, the region GCATCGGCAAAATACTTGGGCATGAACCCCAGCGGCACCAGCAACAGCAGGATATTTATATGGAAACGCCACTTCAGCCACCAGGCCCGCAGGGGTGAAGAGGGTTTGGCCACGACTCTGCTCATCAGTGAGTCTCCGAGGTTTCAGCCTGCAAGGCCGGGTTGGGCACAGGCTGGCGCTGGGTCTTGGCCTCGCGTTTGAAGGCGTTGAGGGTGGCCAGGGCGGTGCGCTTGGTCCAGATCAGCAAGCCGCTCAACACCATCATGCTCAGCACCAGGCCGAAGAAGGCCCAGATCAGCTTGATCCACAGGCCGCCAAAATCACCGGTGTGCAGCGGGCGCATGGACTCGGTGACGAACTCCAGCGCGGTGCGGTCGGACAGCAGGTGCGATACGGCGATTTCACCGCTGTAGGGATTCAGTTGCGCGGTCTGGAACATCAGCGGGTACCAGCCGCGCCCGCCGATCTGCAGGTGGCTGTAGGCATTGAGCGGCAGGAAGGCAAAGGTGGCTTCCAGCCCGGGGATGCGCTGGGTGGCGATCTTGATCGCGTCGTCCAGGGCAATCATCGGGGCCGGCACGCCGGGTGCGGACAGCGGCACCTTTTCCCGGGCAATCACCGGCACGATGGGCTCGCTGGAAATGGAGATCTGGTTGTCACCCAGAATCGCCTGGATCAGGAACCAGGTGCCGGTAATGGAGATGACGGCGATGAACCAGATTGACCAGATACCGCTCAGGCGGTGGAAGTCGCCCCAGAAAATCCGTGCGCCGTGACGGATGCGCAGGGTGGGGCGCAAAAAACCTTTCCAGAAACGCTTGTACACCACAAGGCCCGTGACCAACGAGGCCAGCAGCGGCAGGCCGAGCAGCGACACCAGGTACCAGCCCCAACTGAAGCCATTGGTAAACGGCACCAGCCACCAGCCGTGGAGGGCGCGAGTGAATTGCTGGAAGTCGAAGGCCGGGCTGATCCCCTGGAGGGCGCCCGTGTAGGGGTTGGCATAGGCATCGACCGAACGCCCGTCCGGATAGCTGAGGCCTACCATCAACGCGAAGTGCGATTCGTCGGGACGGATGATCGAGCGCACGATGACCTGGGGCTCGTCGCGCTTGATGGCGGCGATCACCTGGTCGAAGCTCAGCGGTTGGGCATCATCCGACGGCTTGCTCGCGCGGATGTCCGGGTTGGCCAGCCAGACGATTTCCTGGCTGACCACCGCCAGGGTGCCGGTGACGCAGACGATCAGGACAAAGAACCAGATGGGCAACGCCAGCCAGCTGTGTACGAGAAACCAGATTTTCGAGCGTGACTTCTTCGACATGTGAATGAGGATCTTGATGGAAGGGGCGATGGAGGCCCGGAAAAGGCCGGTCGTAGCTTTTGCTGACGCGACGGGCTGTATCTAAATTAAGACGAATGAGAATGAGAAATC harbors:
- a CDS encoding PepSY-associated TM helix domain-containing protein — translated: MSKKSRSKIWFLVHSWLALPIWFFVLIVCVTGTLAVVSQEIVWLANPDIRASKPSDDAQPLSFDQVIAAIKRDEPQVIVRSIIRPDESHFALMVGLSYPDGRSVDAYANPYTGALQGISPAFDFQQFTRALHGWWLVPFTNGFSWGWYLVSLLGLPLLASLVTGLVVYKRFWKGFLRPTLRIRHGARIFWGDFHRLSGIWSIWFIAVISITGTWFLIQAILGDNQISISSEPIVPVIAREKVPLSAPGVPAPMIALDDAIKIATQRIPGLEATFAFLPLNAYSHLQIGGRGWYPLMFQTAQLNPYSGEIAVSHLLSDRTALEFVTESMRPLHTGDFGGLWIKLIWAFFGLVLSMMVLSGLLIWTKRTALATLNAFKREAKTQRQPVPNPALQAETSETH